A DNA window from Argopecten irradians isolate NY chromosome 10, Ai_NY, whole genome shotgun sequence contains the following coding sequences:
- the LOC138333291 gene encoding uncharacterized protein isoform X4 — protein sequence MKNSMSNSFRFSKLLPRFLRGDKGKSNTNADWEYYGNKPKDGHICKILFLDDTEILLPFKGSSKGAVLLEEVYKHLNLAEKDYFGLRYLDTSDQTHWLDNSKGLSSQLKGCSIPYLLYFGVKFYPVDPCKLKEEITRYQFYLQVKRDIVQGRLPVTFEEAAELFAYAIQSELGDCDQRLAPGYVSEFRFVPNQTEELEDTISALHKRLIGLRPYQAEHKFLDKVKWLDMYGVDLHPVMGEGNTEYFLGLTPMGIVVYKNKTKVGNYFWPRISKVTFKGKIFIVKVKDKNNDEHTYAFEVMSKLGCKHLWKCCVEHHAFFRLRQASDSYARSDYSYRPTSRSRRSSGRHERLSQTETDRKQPNVNRVPSKRHQRRTSSDSRLSVHGEGIPHMNSGISVNRISIPPPDKSNRHNRSLPDLQRGSPKSTRSAPWETDVEAGMYTSGRDSPTSMYSDATRSYHRRMGPPSDTESGYRRKHMYFPNRKGSDNESDVSFSRRRRRENDSGSESDVSPTRPHRHRPKSSADDWFESQWKEAMEGLYIPNKENLPNGGGSSVHSAPTGEFAAKRRRRRRSKSPGNKQPPEELRQHFDYNLVDTEGMTEAELRDIPFIQVETKAEPFRVKYSPKTRQRYRSPKRKSTGDLDPDPRLGVHLTNGDEALPTYPNQDTPESIRHNYYSDTNSNYKLKSRNDRYNQQSDRQQPSRPGTEKQASRPPGVDNTKASLGVSLDDSRSRADQKFESRIENVRGSNRYSGKSENRKTDQSRTNERPGSNEQNRGDRSRSNDYSRSNDRPGSNEQNRSDRSRSNDYSRSNERPGSNDQTRSDRSRSNDYSRSNDRPGSNERNRSDMSRSNEQDRTRSTDYSRSDGQDRARSNDYLRSKDLDRTNTQQRGSIPTPPSVSSQMRNDQRNQGQPRPYNTDSRSSEPPRSFDQGRSDRPVQYQLRSSQRNHNKGRVTPSSNVPPEEEGDGPEEVKEEEGECNNEEEAAVVVDEGDEEAGSRQARTGPPPLPQRDQTNTYSTPPRTDPRDQIRVSSAPRGQARMTPDTREQGPLNSGTRSQGRMNSDPHNHTGQMNCSPHVPPKMNGTVHNQGMSPSTNNTTPTRGRVGYSSVQDRPLPRPPVSVQNSPAGVSPKGRTFGTSDSIRKLYSTPSDTKRMYATQDSIRLMYSQDGGQSSPNKGVSTSGVSSVGVSTSRNQNVLAPLSQNTSSQNSQNYNYNHSPDKSGQYASYSRSPNHDARVSRGMTTQNVINKSVIPRTVLDPGHNRDLWTEI from the exons ATGAAAAACAGCATGTCAAATTCATTTAGATTCTCAAAGCTTCTCCCGCGGTTTCTAAGAGGTGATAAAGGGAAATCCAATACTAATGCTGACTGGGAATATTATGGCAATAAACCGAAAGATGgacatatttgtaaaatattattcTTGGATGACACCGAGATATTGCTTCCATTTAAG GGAAGTTCTAAGGGAGCAGTACTATTGGAGGAAGTATACAAACACTTGAACTTGGCTGAAAAAGACTACTTTGGCTTGAGATATCTCGACACCTCTGATCAAACA CATTGGCTTGATAACTCAAAAGGGCTATCGTCACAGCTAAAAG GTTGCTCCATACCGTACCTGTTGTACTTCGGTGTTAAGTTTTATCCTGTGGATCCATGTAAGCTCAAAGAGGAAATCACAAG GTACCAGTTTTACCTGCAGGTGAAACGGGACATTGTCCAAGGTCGCCTCCCGGTGACCTTCGAAGAAGCTGCTGAACTCTTTGCTTATGCCATCCAAT CTGAGTTAGGAGACTGTGACCAGCGATTGGCCCCGGGGTATGTGTCTGAGTTCCGGTTTGTACCTAACCAGACCGAGGAGTTGGAGGATACAATATCAGCATTACATAAACGCCTCAT TGGTCTCCGGCCTTACCAAGCAGAGCACAAGTTCTTGGACAAAGTGAAATGGCTGGACATGTACGGTGTTGACCTTCACCCTGTAATG GGAGAAGGAAACACCGAGTACTTTCTTGGACTAACACCGATGGGCATTGTTGTCTACAAGAACAAGACCAAAGTGGGCAACTACTTCTG GCCAAGAATCAGCAAGGTCACATTTAAAGGGAAAATTTTCATCGTCAAAGTCAAAGACAAAAAT AATGACGAGCATACGTACGCGTTTGAGGTGATGAGTAAGCTTGGATGTAAACACTTGTGGAAGTGCTGCGTAGAACATCACGCTTTCTTTAG ACTAAGGCAGGCCAGTGATTCCTATGCTAGGTCAGACTACAGTTATAGACCTACCTCCCGTAGTCGCCGCTCCAG tgGTCGTCATGAAAGACTGAGCCAAACAGAAACCGACAGAAAACAGCCTAATGTAAATCGTGTTCCCAGTAAACGACACCAACGTAGGACGTCATCAGACTCAAGACTCAgtg TTCACGGGGAGGGGATACCACACATGAACTCAGGAATATCAGTGAACCGTATATCTATACCTCCCCCGGACAAGAGCAATAGACACAACAGAAGTCTGCCGGACCTCCAGAGGGGATCTCCCAAGAGTACTCGATCAGCTCCCTGGGAGACTGATGTTGAGGC GGGGATGTATACATCAGGGAGAGACTCACCTACCTCTATGTATAGTGATGCCACCAGATCTTATCACAGACGGATGGGGCCACCCAGCGACACCGAGAGTGGATACCGCAGAAA GCATATGTACTTCCCCAACAGAAAAGGATCTGATAATGAAAGTGATGTTTCTTTTTCACGAAGGAGAAG GAGAGAGAATGACAGTGGCAGTGAATCGGATGTATCACCAACACGACCGCATCGTCACCGACCCAAAAGTTCCGCAGACGACTGGTTTGAAAGTCAGTGGAAGGAAGCAATGGAAGG ACTGTATATTCCTAACAAGGAAAATTTGCCGAACGG TGGAGGCTCCTCTGTACACTCAGCGCCCACAGGGGAATTTGCTGCAAAGCGTCGTCGACGACGGCGAAGTAAATCACCAGGAAATAAGCAACCCCCAGAAGAATTAAGACAACATTTTGA CTATAACTTAGTGGATACAGAAGGTATGACCGAGGCAGAGCTAAGAGACATACCGTTCATCCAAGTCGA AACAAAGGCTGAGCCATTTCGTGTGAAGTATTCTCCCAAAACAAGACAGAGGTACCGGTCACCAAAACGAAAAAGCACTGG TGACCTTGACCCTGACCCCAGACTAGGCGTACATCTGACCAATGGCGATGAAGCACTGCCTACATACCCCAACCAAGATACACCTGAGTCTATACGACATAATTACTACAGCGATACCAACAGTAATTATAAACTCAAAAG TCGGAATGACAGATACAATCAACAGTCAGACAGACAACAGCCAAGTCGTCCTGGGACAGAAAAACAAGCCTCAAGACCTCCAGGTGTAGACAACACAAAG GCATCACTTGGTGTTTCCCTCGATGACAGTAGAAGTCGTGCAGACCAGAAATTTGAGAGCAG gaTAGAAAATGTGAGAGGATCAAATAGATACAGTGGTAAATCTGAGAACAGAAAAACAGACCAGTCACGAACAAATGAAAGGCCCGGCTCTAATGAACAAAACCGGGGtgataggtcaaggtcaaatgattACTCAAGGTCAAATGACAGGCCCGGATCTAATGAACAAAACAGAAGtgataggtcaaggtcaaatgattACTCAAGGTCAAATGAAAGGCCCGGCTCTAATGACCAAACTAGGAGtgataggtcaaggtcaaatgattACTCAAGGTCAAATGACAGGCCTGGCTCTAATGAACGAAACAGAAGTGATATGTCACGGTCAAATGAACAGGATAGAACAAGGTCAACTGATTACTCAAGGTCAGATGGTCAGGATAGAGCAAGGTCGAATGACTACTTGAGGTCAAAGGATCTAGATCGGACAAATACTCAACAGCGAGGTTCCATACCAACACCTCCAAGTGTCTCCAGTCAGATGAGAAATGACCAAAGAAACCAAGGTCAGCCAAGGCCATATAACACAGATTCAAGGTCAAGTGAACCTCCAAGGTCATTTGACCAGGGAAGGTCAGATAGACCTGTTCAATACCAGCTACGCAG CTCACAACGTAATCATAACAAAGGGCGGGTAACTCCGTCCAGCAATGTCCCCCCTGAGGAGGAGGGAGATGGCCCTGAGGAGGTAaaggaggaggagggggagtGCAATAATGAGGAGGAAGCTGCTGTGGTTGTTGATGAGGGTGATGAGGAGGCAGGGTCAAG ACAAGCCAGAACTGGCCCACCCCCTCTACCTCAAAGGGACCAGACCAATACCTATAGTACACCACCAAGGACAGATCCCAGGGACCAGATAAGGGTCAGCTCAGCCCCAAGGGGCCAGGCAAGGATGACCCCTGATACTAGAGAACAGGGTCCATTAAACTCAGGCACCAGATCACAGGGGAGAATGAACTCTGACCCCCATAATCATACAGGACAAATGAACTGTAGTCCTCATGTCCCTCCAAAGATGAATGGTACGGTCCACAACCAAGGAATGTCCCCTTCAACAAATAACACGACCCCTACCAGGGGTAGAGTAGGGTATTCCAGTGTACAGGACCGTCCCCTACCTCGCCCCCCAGTCAGTGTTCAGAACTCGCCAGCAGGTGTGTCCCCTAAAGGTCGCACCTTTGGCACCAGTGATAGTATAAGGAAACTGTACAGTACGCCATCTGATACAAAGAGAATGTATGCAACACAGGACAGTATACGACTTATGTATAGCCAGGACGGAGGACAAAGCTCCCCCAATAAGGGCGTGTCCACCAGCGGGGTGTCGTCAGTAGGTGTGTCAACAAGTCGAAACCAAAACGTCCTCGCCCCACTCTCCCAAAAC ACTAGTTcacaaaattcacaaaattaTAACTATAACCATTCACCCGACAAAAGTGGCCAGTATGCGAGTTACTCAAGGTCGCCGAACCATGACGCTCGTGTTAGTCGGGGGATGACCACACAGAACGTTATCAACAAAAGTGTGATTCCAAGGACAGTACTGGACCCCGGTCATAACCGAGACCTATGGACAGAGATCTGA
- the LOC138333291 gene encoding uncharacterized protein isoform X2: MKNSMSNSFRFSKLLPRFLRGDKGKSNTNADWEYYGNKPKDGHICKILFLDDTEILLPFKGSSKGAVLLEEVYKHLNLAEKDYFGLRYLDTSDQTHWLDNSKGLSSQLKGCSIPYLLYFGVKFYPVDPCKLKEEITRYQFYLQVKRDIVQGRLPVTFEEAAELFAYAIQSELGDCDQRLAPGYVSEFRFVPNQTEELEDTISALHKRLIGLRPYQAEHKFLDKVKWLDMYGVDLHPVMGEGNTEYFLGLTPMGIVVYKNKTKVGNYFWPRISKVTFKGKIFIVKVKDKNNDEHTYAFEVMSKLGCKHLWKCCVEHHAFFRLRQASDSYARSDYSYRPTSRSRRSSGRHERLSQTETDRKQPNVNRVPSKRHQRRTSSDSRLSVHGEGIPHMNSGISVNRISIPPPDKSNRHNRSLPDLQRGSPKSTRSAPWETDVEAGMYTSGRDSPTSMYSDATRSYHRRMGPPSDTESGYRRKHMYFPNRKGSDNESDVSFSRRRRRENDSGSESDVSPTRPHRHRPKSSADDWFESQWKEAMEGGGSSVHSAPTGEFAAKRRRRRRSKSPGNKQPPEELRQHFDYNLVDTEGMTEAELRDIPFIQVETKAEPFRVKYSPKTRQRYRSPKRKSTGDLDPDPRLGVHLTNGDEALPTYPNQDTPESIRHNYYSDTNSNYKLKSRNDRYNQQSDRQQPSRPGTEKQASRPPGVDNTKSHYDFQSQEGISLNSYDTLRSRDFDSTTISSEQASLGVSLDDSRSRADQKFESRIENVRGSNRYSGKSENRKTDQSRTNERPGSNEQNRGDRSRSNDYSRSNDRPGSNEQNRSDRSRSNDYSRSNERPGSNDQTRSDRSRSNDYSRSNDRPGSNERNRSDMSRSNEQDRTRSTDYSRSDGQDRARSNDYLRSKDLDRTNTQQRGSIPTPPSVSSQMRNDQRNQGQPRPYNTDSRSSEPPRSFDQGRSDRPVQYQLRSSQRNHNKGRVTPSSNVPPEEEGDGPEEVKEEEGECNNEEEAAVVVDEGDEEAGSRQARTGPPPLPQRDQTNTYSTPPRTDPRDQIRVSSAPRGQARMTPDTREQGPLNSGTRSQGRMNSDPHNHTGQMNCSPHVPPKMNGTVHNQGMSPSTNNTTPTRGRVGYSSVQDRPLPRPPVSVQNSPAGVSPKGRTFGTSDSIRKLYSTPSDTKRMYATQDSIRLMYSQDGGQSSPNKGVSTSGVSSVGVSTSRNQNVLAPLSQNTSSQNSQNYNYNHSPDKSGQYASYSRSPNHDARVSRGMTTQNVINKSVIPRTVLDPGHNRDLWTEI, translated from the exons ATGAAAAACAGCATGTCAAATTCATTTAGATTCTCAAAGCTTCTCCCGCGGTTTCTAAGAGGTGATAAAGGGAAATCCAATACTAATGCTGACTGGGAATATTATGGCAATAAACCGAAAGATGgacatatttgtaaaatattattcTTGGATGACACCGAGATATTGCTTCCATTTAAG GGAAGTTCTAAGGGAGCAGTACTATTGGAGGAAGTATACAAACACTTGAACTTGGCTGAAAAAGACTACTTTGGCTTGAGATATCTCGACACCTCTGATCAAACA CATTGGCTTGATAACTCAAAAGGGCTATCGTCACAGCTAAAAG GTTGCTCCATACCGTACCTGTTGTACTTCGGTGTTAAGTTTTATCCTGTGGATCCATGTAAGCTCAAAGAGGAAATCACAAG GTACCAGTTTTACCTGCAGGTGAAACGGGACATTGTCCAAGGTCGCCTCCCGGTGACCTTCGAAGAAGCTGCTGAACTCTTTGCTTATGCCATCCAAT CTGAGTTAGGAGACTGTGACCAGCGATTGGCCCCGGGGTATGTGTCTGAGTTCCGGTTTGTACCTAACCAGACCGAGGAGTTGGAGGATACAATATCAGCATTACATAAACGCCTCAT TGGTCTCCGGCCTTACCAAGCAGAGCACAAGTTCTTGGACAAAGTGAAATGGCTGGACATGTACGGTGTTGACCTTCACCCTGTAATG GGAGAAGGAAACACCGAGTACTTTCTTGGACTAACACCGATGGGCATTGTTGTCTACAAGAACAAGACCAAAGTGGGCAACTACTTCTG GCCAAGAATCAGCAAGGTCACATTTAAAGGGAAAATTTTCATCGTCAAAGTCAAAGACAAAAAT AATGACGAGCATACGTACGCGTTTGAGGTGATGAGTAAGCTTGGATGTAAACACTTGTGGAAGTGCTGCGTAGAACATCACGCTTTCTTTAG ACTAAGGCAGGCCAGTGATTCCTATGCTAGGTCAGACTACAGTTATAGACCTACCTCCCGTAGTCGCCGCTCCAG tgGTCGTCATGAAAGACTGAGCCAAACAGAAACCGACAGAAAACAGCCTAATGTAAATCGTGTTCCCAGTAAACGACACCAACGTAGGACGTCATCAGACTCAAGACTCAgtg TTCACGGGGAGGGGATACCACACATGAACTCAGGAATATCAGTGAACCGTATATCTATACCTCCCCCGGACAAGAGCAATAGACACAACAGAAGTCTGCCGGACCTCCAGAGGGGATCTCCCAAGAGTACTCGATCAGCTCCCTGGGAGACTGATGTTGAGGC GGGGATGTATACATCAGGGAGAGACTCACCTACCTCTATGTATAGTGATGCCACCAGATCTTATCACAGACGGATGGGGCCACCCAGCGACACCGAGAGTGGATACCGCAGAAA GCATATGTACTTCCCCAACAGAAAAGGATCTGATAATGAAAGTGATGTTTCTTTTTCACGAAGGAGAAG GAGAGAGAATGACAGTGGCAGTGAATCGGATGTATCACCAACACGACCGCATCGTCACCGACCCAAAAGTTCCGCAGACGACTGGTTTGAAAGTCAGTGGAAGGAAGCAATGGAAGG TGGAGGCTCCTCTGTACACTCAGCGCCCACAGGGGAATTTGCTGCAAAGCGTCGTCGACGACGGCGAAGTAAATCACCAGGAAATAAGCAACCCCCAGAAGAATTAAGACAACATTTTGA CTATAACTTAGTGGATACAGAAGGTATGACCGAGGCAGAGCTAAGAGACATACCGTTCATCCAAGTCGA AACAAAGGCTGAGCCATTTCGTGTGAAGTATTCTCCCAAAACAAGACAGAGGTACCGGTCACCAAAACGAAAAAGCACTGG TGACCTTGACCCTGACCCCAGACTAGGCGTACATCTGACCAATGGCGATGAAGCACTGCCTACATACCCCAACCAAGATACACCTGAGTCTATACGACATAATTACTACAGCGATACCAACAGTAATTATAAACTCAAAAG TCGGAATGACAGATACAATCAACAGTCAGACAGACAACAGCCAAGTCGTCCTGGGACAGAAAAACAAGCCTCAAGACCTCCAGGTGTAGACAACACAAAG TCACACTATGACTTCCAATCCCAGGAAGGAATCTCTTTAAACTCCTATGATACCTTACGAAGCCGGGATTTTGACTCCACTACCATCAGTTCAGAACAG GCATCACTTGGTGTTTCCCTCGATGACAGTAGAAGTCGTGCAGACCAGAAATTTGAGAGCAG gaTAGAAAATGTGAGAGGATCAAATAGATACAGTGGTAAATCTGAGAACAGAAAAACAGACCAGTCACGAACAAATGAAAGGCCCGGCTCTAATGAACAAAACCGGGGtgataggtcaaggtcaaatgattACTCAAGGTCAAATGACAGGCCCGGATCTAATGAACAAAACAGAAGtgataggtcaaggtcaaatgattACTCAAGGTCAAATGAAAGGCCCGGCTCTAATGACCAAACTAGGAGtgataggtcaaggtcaaatgattACTCAAGGTCAAATGACAGGCCTGGCTCTAATGAACGAAACAGAAGTGATATGTCACGGTCAAATGAACAGGATAGAACAAGGTCAACTGATTACTCAAGGTCAGATGGTCAGGATAGAGCAAGGTCGAATGACTACTTGAGGTCAAAGGATCTAGATCGGACAAATACTCAACAGCGAGGTTCCATACCAACACCTCCAAGTGTCTCCAGTCAGATGAGAAATGACCAAAGAAACCAAGGTCAGCCAAGGCCATATAACACAGATTCAAGGTCAAGTGAACCTCCAAGGTCATTTGACCAGGGAAGGTCAGATAGACCTGTTCAATACCAGCTACGCAG CTCACAACGTAATCATAACAAAGGGCGGGTAACTCCGTCCAGCAATGTCCCCCCTGAGGAGGAGGGAGATGGCCCTGAGGAGGTAaaggaggaggagggggagtGCAATAATGAGGAGGAAGCTGCTGTGGTTGTTGATGAGGGTGATGAGGAGGCAGGGTCAAG ACAAGCCAGAACTGGCCCACCCCCTCTACCTCAAAGGGACCAGACCAATACCTATAGTACACCACCAAGGACAGATCCCAGGGACCAGATAAGGGTCAGCTCAGCCCCAAGGGGCCAGGCAAGGATGACCCCTGATACTAGAGAACAGGGTCCATTAAACTCAGGCACCAGATCACAGGGGAGAATGAACTCTGACCCCCATAATCATACAGGACAAATGAACTGTAGTCCTCATGTCCCTCCAAAGATGAATGGTACGGTCCACAACCAAGGAATGTCCCCTTCAACAAATAACACGACCCCTACCAGGGGTAGAGTAGGGTATTCCAGTGTACAGGACCGTCCCCTACCTCGCCCCCCAGTCAGTGTTCAGAACTCGCCAGCAGGTGTGTCCCCTAAAGGTCGCACCTTTGGCACCAGTGATAGTATAAGGAAACTGTACAGTACGCCATCTGATACAAAGAGAATGTATGCAACACAGGACAGTATACGACTTATGTATAGCCAGGACGGAGGACAAAGCTCCCCCAATAAGGGCGTGTCCACCAGCGGGGTGTCGTCAGTAGGTGTGTCAACAAGTCGAAACCAAAACGTCCTCGCCCCACTCTCCCAAAAC ACTAGTTcacaaaattcacaaaattaTAACTATAACCATTCACCCGACAAAAGTGGCCAGTATGCGAGTTACTCAAGGTCGCCGAACCATGACGCTCGTGTTAGTCGGGGGATGACCACACAGAACGTTATCAACAAAAGTGTGATTCCAAGGACAGTACTGGACCCCGGTCATAACCGAGACCTATGGACAGAGATCTGA